A single region of the Desulfomonile tiedjei genome encodes:
- a CDS encoding YihA family ribosome biogenesis GTP-binding protein has translation MRILSASFLRAAQDKRGYPRDGLAEIAFAGRSNVGKSSMINVLLGRRDLARTSKTPGRTRQLNFFVINDRLIFVDLPGYGFARVPLEEKARWRQLVEGYLQDRKELAGIVVIVDARRPPTESDMGLINYLLFHRIPFIVAATKADKLSNSEMGRQKKIINAEVGSQVPVVFFSSHNGYGKNHLWNEIKNLID, from the coding sequence ATGAGAATATTGAGCGCGAGTTTCCTTCGGGCCGCGCAGGACAAAAGAGGTTATCCCCGGGACGGATTGGCTGAAATAGCCTTCGCAGGACGTTCTAACGTGGGTAAGTCCTCCATGATCAATGTACTCCTGGGACGCCGTGACCTTGCGCGGACATCCAAGACCCCCGGACGGACCCGACAGTTAAACTTCTTTGTCATCAACGATCGGTTGATTTTCGTGGACCTTCCGGGATACGGTTTTGCGCGCGTGCCTCTAGAGGAGAAGGCAAGGTGGCGACAGCTGGTCGAAGGCTATTTGCAGGATCGAAAAGAGCTGGCCGGGATCGTGGTCATCGTAGATGCCAGGCGTCCGCCTACGGAATCGGACATGGGCTTAATCAACTATCTCCTGTTTCATCGAATCCCCTTCATAGTTGCGGCAACCAAGGCGGATAAGCTGAGCAACAGCGAGATGGGGCGCCAGAAAAAAATAATAAACGCTGAGGTCGGCTCTCAAGTTCCCGTGGTTTTTTTTTCCTCGCACAATGGTTATGGCAAAAATCATTTGTGGAACGAGATCAAAAACCTTATAGATTGA
- a CDS encoding Rne/Rng family ribonuclease — translation MVKKMLINASHTEECRVAVVCDGVLEELDVAVKTHEPTLGNIYKAVVSRVEPSLQAVFVDYGASRNGFLSINDVHPSYFPESFEGGRRRPRIQDVFKKDDHVLVQVNKEERQHKGASLTTNISIAGRYLVLMPGTELCGVSRKIEDEEERKKLKEILKQLKMPENMGFIIRTAGMGRTKTDLIRDLDYLLRLWQSIETTLEQKPSPCLLHKEHDVVIRSIREHFSSDISELLVDDKEVHRRVRDFFHQVMPRYENLVKLYQEKRPLFNKYQLEEQIEQVYRKRINLKSGGYILIEPTEAMVTVDVNSGGATKEKGIEETAFRVNMEAAPEIARQLRLRDLGGIIVIDFIDMVHKNHKQEVEKAVKAVLKKDRAKSKVLRISTLGLLELSRQRLKSSLGTGEYLDCPLCDGHGKVRSPEMAALSVFRRIKSMLIKSDVAEVKATVPARVAEYLLNRMRSPLVELENQHGSRITIQVRHALPDKDIAVEAIREEITEQPIFESIEEHLPLPVAGEVEVRSEEPVEGEEEKRQAKKPGRRRRRTKKRPEPPREEEIPSEVIPEYGFVEEELVSAEIEEEGPAEPRITLKGEDFFTPGTEDLSFPSEEPPPVEMEAQAEVRDEELAVEAEEIEVRPEEPIPAATEAVDEGVSPDSEPQQATAPEEPPKEEEEEKTEPRKRRFSLQRFLPFS, via the coding sequence ATGGTAAAAAAAATGCTCATAAACGCCAGCCACACCGAAGAATGCAGAGTGGCTGTAGTTTGCGACGGCGTTCTCGAAGAGCTTGATGTTGCAGTCAAAACGCACGAACCCACGCTTGGAAACATATACAAAGCTGTGGTCAGCCGGGTGGAGCCTTCTCTGCAGGCGGTATTTGTTGACTACGGCGCAAGTCGCAACGGTTTCTTGTCGATTAATGACGTTCATCCCTCTTACTTCCCCGAGTCGTTTGAGGGGGGCCGCAGGCGCCCCCGCATCCAGGATGTTTTCAAGAAAGACGACCACGTCCTTGTGCAAGTAAACAAGGAGGAACGCCAGCACAAAGGGGCCAGCCTTACAACCAACATTTCGATCGCGGGCCGCTATTTAGTGCTGATGCCTGGAACCGAGCTTTGCGGCGTCTCCCGGAAAATCGAAGACGAAGAAGAGCGAAAGAAACTGAAAGAAATCCTCAAGCAGTTGAAGATGCCCGAAAATATGGGGTTCATCATACGGACGGCAGGTATGGGGCGGACTAAGACCGACCTTATCCGTGACCTCGATTACCTCCTGAGACTGTGGCAATCCATAGAGACTACTTTGGAGCAAAAACCCTCGCCATGCCTGCTTCACAAAGAGCATGACGTGGTCATTCGATCCATTCGGGAACACTTTTCCTCTGACATATCCGAGTTACTGGTAGACGATAAAGAGGTTCACAGAAGGGTTAGAGACTTCTTTCATCAGGTCATGCCCCGATATGAGAATCTGGTGAAACTCTATCAGGAAAAACGCCCTCTCTTTAACAAGTACCAACTCGAGGAGCAGATAGAGCAGGTCTATCGTAAGAGAATCAATCTCAAATCGGGAGGATACATCCTGATTGAGCCGACGGAAGCAATGGTGACCGTGGATGTTAACTCCGGCGGTGCGACCAAAGAAAAGGGCATTGAGGAAACGGCTTTTCGCGTAAACATGGAAGCCGCGCCCGAAATCGCGAGGCAGCTCCGGCTGAGGGACCTTGGAGGGATCATAGTCATCGACTTCATTGACATGGTACACAAAAACCACAAGCAGGAAGTCGAAAAGGCCGTGAAAGCAGTCCTGAAAAAGGACAGAGCAAAAAGCAAGGTCCTGCGTATCTCGACCCTGGGGCTGCTGGAACTCTCCAGGCAACGGCTCAAGTCGTCTCTAGGCACCGGAGAGTACCTCGACTGCCCGCTTTGCGACGGCCACGGAAAAGTGCGCTCGCCCGAAATGGCCGCGTTGTCCGTGTTCAGAAGAATAAAGTCCATGCTGATCAAGAGCGATGTTGCCGAAGTCAAAGCCACCGTCCCGGCCAGGGTGGCTGAGTACTTGCTGAACAGAATGCGCTCGCCTCTGGTGGAATTGGAAAATCAGCACGGGTCTCGCATCACGATTCAGGTCAGACACGCTCTCCCGGACAAGGACATCGCAGTGGAGGCCATAAGAGAAGAAATAACCGAACAGCCTATATTCGAATCCATCGAAGAACACCTGCCCTTGCCCGTAGCGGGTGAAGTCGAGGTAAGGAGTGAGGAGCCCGTCGAGGGCGAAGAAGAAAAAAGGCAGGCCAAGAAACCCGGGAGGAGGAGAAGAAGGACCAAAAAGAGACCTGAACCGCCTCGGGAAGAGGAGATACCCTCCGAGGTAATCCCGGAATACGGCTTTGTTGAAGAAGAATTGGTTTCAGCAGAAATAGAAGAAGAAGGGCCCGCGGAGCCGAGAATCACGTTGAAGGGCGAGGATTTCTTCACTCCGGGAACCGAGGACCTATCCTTCCCTTCGGAAGAACCCCCACCCGTGGAAATGGAAGCACAGGCCGAAGTTCGGGATGAGGAGCTTGCCGTCGAGGCGGAGGAAATAGAGGTAAGGCCCGAAGAGCCAATCCCGGCCGCGACCGAGGCCGTAGACGAGGGCGTTTCCCCTGATTCGGAGCCGCAGCAAGCAACTGCTCCGGAAGAACCTCCGAAAGAGGAGGAAGAGGAGAAAACAGAGCCCCGGAAAAGAAGATTTTCGCTGCAAAGGTTCTTGCCGTTTTCCTGA
- a CDS encoding MBL fold metallo-hydrolase, with translation MNVESFVKEKIKWLGHASFRIDGSKSTVYIDPWKLQSALPADVICITHSHFDHLSEDDVKKIRKPTTVIIGPSDCKAGFGDAFKTIAPGGSQTVGDVTVEAVPAYNTDKDFHPKKNNWVGYIVTVDGVRIYHSGDTDVIPEMANLEIDVALLPVGGTYTMTVKQAADAVKKLKPKVAVPMHCGDIVGTFQDRESFRDASEASVVILDVSK, from the coding sequence ATGAATGTCGAATCTTTCGTAAAGGAAAAAATCAAATGGCTGGGCCACGCGAGCTTCCGGATCGACGGCTCCAAATCAACCGTTTACATCGATCCTTGGAAACTCCAGAGCGCCCTTCCCGCTGACGTGATTTGTATTACCCACAGTCATTTCGACCACCTGTCCGAAGACGATGTCAAAAAAATCCGCAAACCGACCACGGTCATAATAGGACCGTCAGATTGCAAGGCAGGCTTCGGAGATGCTTTCAAAACTATTGCTCCGGGGGGAAGCCAGACGGTCGGCGATGTAACCGTAGAGGCGGTGCCGGCCTACAACACGGACAAGGACTTCCACCCCAAAAAGAACAACTGGGTGGGTTACATTGTAACTGTGGACGGGGTTCGCATCTATCACAGCGGCGACACGGACGTGATCCCGGAGATGGCAAACCTTGAGATAGACGTGGCTTTGTTGCCGGTTGGCGGCACCTACACCATGACGGTGAAGCAAGCGGCAGATGCTGTCAAAAAACTGAAGCCAAAGGTGGCGGTCCCAATGCACTGCGGGGACATCGTCGGCACATTTCAGGATCGGGAGTCCTTCCGAGACGCTTCAGAGGCCTCTGTGGTCATTCTCGACGTTTCTAAGTGA
- a CDS encoding sulfite exporter TauE/SafE family protein, with the protein MTFPVSGVETAIWIPPLVGMVISFFTSMGGISGAFLILPFQMSILGFTSPAVTPTNLVFNIVGIPSAVYRYFKEGRMNWPLAWNIIAGTLPGLVLGLFIRVWYLPDPRAFKLFVGCVLFYIGGRMLYQLVKDRGKKTSEKAAEARMRERPAAQTGMVSNPGRPAICTTKWTLSCTEYEFFGECFRFHTTGLFALSLVVGLIGGVYGIGGGAIIAPFIVSFFGLPIHTIAGATLMGTCVTSVGGVMFYEFFGPYVALPGQSVRPDWLLGFLFGIGGFVGMYLGAACQKYVPGAVIRPALATIISVVGLRYVVGYFI; encoded by the coding sequence ATGACTTTTCCTGTTTCAGGAGTTGAGACAGCAATATGGATTCCACCGCTTGTGGGCATGGTTATTTCATTTTTCACGTCAATGGGGGGCATATCCGGAGCCTTCCTCATCTTGCCCTTCCAGATGAGCATCCTGGGTTTCACCAGCCCTGCGGTAACGCCGACGAACCTGGTGTTCAACATCGTGGGCATCCCAAGCGCGGTTTATCGTTATTTCAAAGAAGGCAGAATGAACTGGCCTTTGGCGTGGAATATCATCGCGGGCACGCTGCCGGGACTCGTCCTGGGACTCTTCATACGAGTATGGTACTTGCCGGACCCAAGGGCGTTCAAGCTCTTCGTAGGGTGCGTCCTGTTCTACATTGGCGGGCGAATGCTTTATCAGTTGGTGAAGGATCGAGGCAAGAAGACTTCTGAAAAGGCTGCAGAGGCAAGAATGCGTGAGCGTCCTGCAGCGCAGACAGGCATGGTTTCAAATCCCGGTCGGCCTGCCATTTGTACCACCAAATGGACTCTCTCCTGCACCGAATACGAGTTCTTCGGTGAATGTTTTCGGTTCCACACTACCGGACTCTTTGCGCTCTCACTTGTGGTGGGATTGATTGGAGGCGTTTACGGGATTGGTGGCGGCGCGATAATAGCTCCATTCATAGTGTCCTTTTTCGGACTGCCGATTCACACCATAGCCGGGGCCACTCTCATGGGGACGTGCGTCACATCCGTAGGAGGGGTCATGTTTTATGAGTTTTTTGGTCCGTACGTGGCTCTTCCTGGTCAGTCTGTCCGACCGGACTGGCTCCTCGGATTTCTGTTTGGAATCGGCGGGTTCGTGGGAATGTATCTGGGAGCGGCTTGTCAAAAGTACGTTCCGGGGGCAGTCATCAGGCCGGCACTTGCGACCATAATCAGTGTCGTGGGCCTGAGATATGTCGTCGGCTACTTCATTTGA
- a CDS encoding glutamate--tRNA ligase, whose protein sequence is MNLEQAEKTAPQVRVRFAPSPTGYLHLGGARTALYNWLWARKNGGVFVLRIEDTDVERSTAESVQEILDGLTWLGLDWDEGPNLQSENLPKHVEAAHRLLETGHAYRCFCTREELEAQRKDAEARKVAFMYDGRCRGLSPDKISENLDRGVPYVIRFGVPRDPSSTVVFEDAVFGRMEKRGRDIEDFVILRSDGRPLYILSNAIDDTLDRITHVIRGADGLANTPKQVLIYKALGVEPPVFAHMPLTLDNKKAKLSKRAHGEVVTISFYRRMGFLPWALCNFMALLGWSAADGREFFTREEIVEAFDLSRINRANSIFNYVPGDPKNWTDPKAIHFNATYIRSMPLEELIPFVREELIEAGLWRDSFGHGERDWFLKTIDLIRARFHTVKDFSARGRCYFSDDFEFDEKAVKKNLGKDPRLRELLPELAARLHALPELTAASAEEVFRTFAEEQGVAAGLLINAARTAVSGTSVGPGLFEMLEVVGKKAVVERIIKAKDLVAANPG, encoded by the coding sequence ATGAATCTTGAACAAGCGGAAAAGACGGCACCACAGGTGCGAGTGCGCTTCGCGCCGTCGCCAACGGGATATTTGCACCTAGGCGGCGCGCGTACCGCTCTGTACAACTGGTTGTGGGCAAGAAAGAACGGGGGCGTTTTTGTACTAAGGATAGAAGACACTGATGTGGAGCGTTCCACAGCGGAATCCGTGCAGGAAATCCTTGACGGACTGACCTGGCTGGGGCTCGATTGGGATGAGGGACCTAATCTCCAGAGCGAAAACCTGCCCAAACATGTGGAAGCGGCGCACAGACTCCTTGAGACAGGCCATGCCTATCGGTGCTTTTGCACTCGAGAAGAACTGGAAGCCCAGAGAAAAGACGCTGAAGCGCGAAAAGTGGCGTTTATGTACGACGGGCGTTGCAGAGGCCTATCTCCTGACAAGATTAGCGAGAATCTGGATCGAGGTGTTCCGTACGTGATCCGTTTCGGGGTGCCTCGCGATCCATCGTCCACCGTTGTTTTTGAAGACGCGGTCTTCGGCCGAATGGAAAAGAGGGGGCGAGACATAGAGGATTTCGTTATCCTGCGCTCTGACGGACGCCCACTATATATCCTGAGCAATGCAATCGACGATACACTCGACCGCATAACCCACGTGATACGAGGAGCGGACGGCCTGGCCAACACTCCAAAACAAGTGCTGATTTACAAGGCCCTGGGCGTTGAGCCCCCTGTTTTCGCGCATATGCCGCTTACACTTGACAATAAAAAGGCCAAGCTTTCGAAAAGAGCCCACGGAGAAGTAGTCACAATCTCCTTCTACAGGAGAATGGGATTTCTTCCCTGGGCGTTGTGCAATTTCATGGCGCTGCTTGGGTGGTCTGCGGCAGACGGCCGGGAGTTCTTCACTCGCGAGGAGATTGTTGAGGCCTTCGATCTTTCGAGAATCAACAGGGCCAACTCGATCTTCAACTATGTTCCCGGTGACCCGAAGAACTGGACAGATCCGAAGGCAATACACTTCAACGCCACCTATATCCGGAGCATGCCCCTTGAAGAGCTTATTCCGTTCGTAAGAGAAGAACTCATCGAAGCCGGGCTTTGGCGGGATTCGTTCGGCCATGGGGAGCGAGACTGGTTCCTCAAAACCATAGACTTGATTCGGGCGCGCTTTCATACTGTTAAGGACTTCTCGGCTCGGGGGCGCTGCTATTTCTCGGATGACTTCGAATTCGATGAAAAAGCGGTGAAGAAAAACCTTGGAAAAGATCCGAGGCTGCGGGAATTGCTCCCCGAGCTTGCTGCAAGACTGCACGCGTTGCCCGAACTCACTGCGGCGTCTGCCGAGGAAGTATTCCGGACCTTTGCCGAGGAACAAGGGGTGGCAGCGGGCCTCCTAATAAATGCGGCCCGCACGGCCGTGTCAGGAACATCGGTCGGGCCGGGCCTCTTTGAAATGCTGGAGGTCGTGGGCAAGAAGGCGGTGGTGGAGCGAATAATCAAGGCCAAGGACCTGGTGGCGGCCAACCCTGGTTAA
- a CDS encoding TOBE domain-containing protein, with protein MPKDKDKRSGFSNLVGTRSDSNILNPARIYAVPHESRCLDPTQLAKLEQSFRSWADASPRADTRTSRRRILLIFLLIRYTGARLNEVLTLDLRKHIDVSKRVVHYGNVKEADNRPHREVQISSELMSEIQMALNDSAFGEEVGSLLRVDQGHVRRKFYERSVACGFAQDLGSPNAIRRARAVELMRSNMPLPVVQRVLGHSTPNLTASLVTFSDEDIHQVTRHFIERESRRKTSARNTFFGKIGNVRRGDIQSRVELVTVGGDVVTTVITNNSLKGLGLKVGSLVIAEVKAPWVILQKAHVEPLCTAENMFHGTVTQILRGKITTEFIVRIQDGTQLCSLVTEESRRKLDINEGDKVWVMFNSFAVILHVD; from the coding sequence ATGCCAAAGGATAAAGATAAGAGATCTGGATTTTCGAATCTCGTTGGTACGCGTTCAGATTCCAACATTCTAAACCCAGCCCGCATCTATGCAGTCCCACACGAAAGCCGATGCCTGGACCCTACTCAGTTGGCCAAACTGGAACAATCTTTTCGCTCATGGGCAGATGCTTCACCACGCGCCGACACACGCACTTCCAGAAGACGTATTTTATTGATCTTTCTGCTAATTCGTTACACCGGTGCGCGGCTTAATGAAGTATTGACCCTTGATCTCCGCAAACATATCGATGTTTCCAAACGCGTCGTGCATTACGGCAACGTCAAGGAAGCTGACAATAGGCCTCACCGCGAGGTACAGATTTCATCGGAATTGATGTCTGAAATTCAAATGGCGTTGAATGACTCCGCTTTTGGCGAAGAGGTGGGTTCATTGCTAAGGGTGGATCAAGGGCATGTCCGACGCAAGTTTTATGAACGGTCTGTGGCCTGCGGTTTTGCGCAAGATCTCGGTTCCCCGAATGCCATTCGTCGGGCCAGGGCCGTTGAACTGATGCGAAGCAACATGCCGTTGCCGGTGGTACAACGGGTTCTCGGCCATTCGACTCCGAATCTTACCGCGTCCTTGGTCACGTTTTCTGACGAAGATATCCATCAGGTCACGAGACATTTCATTGAAAGGGAAAGCCGCAGGAAAACCAGCGCGCGTAACACATTTTTCGGAAAAATCGGCAATGTTCGGAGAGGAGACATTCAATCCCGAGTCGAACTTGTCACCGTCGGCGGAGACGTGGTGACCACTGTGATTACCAACAACAGTCTGAAGGGGCTGGGACTGAAAGTAGGCTCATTGGTTATCGCTGAAGTCAAAGCGCCCTGGGTCATATTGCAGAAGGCGCATGTCGAACCCTTGTGCACCGCGGAGAACATGTTTCACGGTACAGTGACCCAAATCCTCCGCGGCAAAATCACCACCGAATTTATTGTTCGCATACAGGACGGCACGCAATTGTGCTCTCTGGTGACCGAAGAGAGCAGGCGCAAGCTCGACATCAATGAAGGTGACAAGGTTTGGGTAATGTTCAACAGCTTTGCCGTAATTTTGCATGTCGATTAG
- a CDS encoding NUDIX hydrolase, whose translation MQREYPPVPLVGVGALIVEGSRIVLVRRGTPPSLGEWSIPGGLVQVGETLVDAVTREAQEETGLDVEPLDLVELVERIFPDETGLIRHHYVLADYLCRTTGGILRAGSDALEAAWVEKGELQSYNLAPITMRVILKALGEP comes from the coding sequence ATACAGCGAGAGTATCCCCCGGTCCCTTTGGTAGGAGTAGGCGCGCTTATCGTTGAGGGGAGTCGGATTGTGCTGGTTCGGCGAGGAACGCCTCCTTCCCTGGGAGAATGGAGCATTCCCGGCGGATTGGTTCAAGTCGGGGAAACCCTGGTGGACGCGGTAACCAGGGAAGCGCAGGAAGAAACCGGCCTGGACGTGGAGCCTCTCGACCTCGTGGAACTGGTGGAACGAATTTTCCCGGACGAGACCGGCCTTATCCGGCATCATTATGTATTGGCGGACTACTTGTGCCGGACGACTGGTGGAATACTTCGCGCGGGTTCGGACGCGCTCGAGGCCGCATGGGTGGAAAAAGGAGAGCTGCAATCCTATAATCTGGCCCCGATCACCATGAGAGTGATTTTGAAGGCGCTGGGTGAACCGTGA
- a CDS encoding SLC13 family permease produces the protein MGFEAWYTITVVAVMLGFLSLTDIGPDTVLMGGVTLLLITGILTPQDALAGLANEGMVTVGVLYIVAEGLRQTGVTQIIVERLLGPTASTLRAQLKMMIPAAVISNFTNNTPQVAIMIPAVKDWARRYDLRVSDLMMPLSYATIVGGMCTIIGTAPNLIVNGLITHQAKMEPFSFFAPAWVGIPIGIIGIAFIIPLMKLVPDRHPASSEFESAREYTVEMIVEPDSSLVGKTLEEAGLGHFAGAYVAEIDRKGHVIAAVASDEPLEAEDRLVFVGGGEAVAELQKIKGLKPATDQVFRLDVPRSERLLIEAVVSPGCPIVGRSVRQGRFRSRYDAVVMAVARHGQRLQQNVANIILRPGDVLLLEAHESFIEQQRNSRDFYLVSPIEDSSPPRHERAWVSLAILGLMVVLASLEWLSMVKAAMLAAGLMIMTGCVSGTEARRSIDTGVLLTIAAALGLGAAMLKTGAAEGIASSVTALAGSNAWMNLAAIYLLTLVLTEIISHAAAAVLVFPIAMTTAQTLGVSVTPFAMAVMMAASVAFATPFGYQTNMMVYGPGGYHFSDFLRVGIPMDIITATTAILIIPLVWPF, from the coding sequence ATGGGGTTTGAAGCGTGGTATACGATCACTGTGGTCGCTGTAATGCTTGGGTTTCTGTCCCTGACGGACATCGGCCCGGACACCGTGCTCATGGGAGGCGTGACGCTCCTTCTGATTACCGGGATATTGACGCCTCAAGACGCCCTGGCCGGACTGGCCAATGAAGGCATGGTGACCGTAGGGGTGCTCTATATCGTGGCTGAGGGCCTCCGGCAGACAGGTGTGACGCAGATCATCGTGGAACGGCTGCTGGGACCGACTGCATCGACTCTCCGCGCGCAACTGAAAATGATGATACCAGCCGCCGTCATCAGCAATTTTACGAATAATACACCCCAAGTAGCGATCATGATCCCCGCTGTGAAGGACTGGGCCCGACGCTACGACCTTCGCGTTTCCGACCTGATGATGCCACTTAGCTATGCGACGATTGTGGGCGGGATGTGCACAATCATCGGTACCGCGCCCAATCTCATAGTCAACGGGCTTATTACCCATCAGGCCAAAATGGAGCCGTTCAGTTTCTTCGCTCCGGCTTGGGTCGGCATTCCGATAGGGATAATCGGAATAGCCTTCATTATTCCTCTGATGAAGTTGGTTCCGGATCGACACCCTGCATCCAGCGAGTTCGAGAGCGCCCGCGAGTACACCGTCGAGATGATAGTGGAGCCTGACAGCAGTCTCGTAGGGAAGACCTTGGAAGAGGCCGGCTTGGGACATTTCGCGGGCGCGTATGTGGCTGAGATCGACAGGAAAGGACATGTGATCGCGGCGGTCGCGTCCGATGAGCCGCTGGAGGCCGAGGACCGCCTGGTGTTTGTTGGAGGTGGGGAGGCAGTGGCTGAGCTGCAAAAAATCAAAGGTCTGAAGCCTGCAACAGATCAGGTTTTCAGGCTCGACGTTCCTCGCTCGGAGCGGCTGCTCATTGAAGCGGTCGTGTCCCCGGGATGCCCGATCGTCGGCAGGTCTGTCCGGCAGGGACGGTTCCGTTCCCGGTACGACGCGGTGGTGATGGCCGTTGCAAGGCACGGCCAGCGGCTTCAGCAAAATGTCGCAAACATCATACTGCGTCCCGGTGATGTTCTCTTGTTGGAAGCACATGAAAGTTTTATCGAGCAGCAGCGCAATTCGAGAGATTTCTATCTGGTAAGCCCCATCGAGGATTCCAGCCCACCTCGACATGAGCGCGCTTGGGTTTCATTGGCCATACTGGGTCTCATGGTCGTGCTGGCGTCCCTGGAGTGGCTAAGCATGGTTAAGGCTGCTATGCTCGCCGCTGGCCTAATGATCATGACAGGTTGTGTCAGTGGGACCGAAGCGCGACGTAGCATAGATACAGGGGTGCTACTGACCATAGCGGCTGCGCTTGGGCTGGGCGCGGCCATGCTTAAAACAGGAGCCGCGGAAGGCATCGCATCGAGTGTGACAGCGCTTGCCGGGTCGAATGCCTGGATGAATCTGGCGGCCATCTACCTTTTGACTCTGGTACTGACCGAAATCATTTCGCATGCGGCGGCAGCGGTGCTCGTTTTCCCCATCGCGATGACCACTGCTCAAACCCTTGGCGTGAGTGTCACACCTTTTGCCATGGCGGTCATGATGGCTGCGTCGGTGGCTTTTGCCACTCCTTTCGGGTACCAGACGAACATGATGGTTTATGGACCTGGAGGATACCATTTCTCCGATTTTCTTCGCGTAGGTATTCCCATGGACATTATAACGGCAACTACAGCGATTCTGATCATTCCTCTGGTTTGGCCATTCTAA